Part of the Sporomusa termitida genome, GCTTGCCAAAAGAAATGTCAGCAAACTCCTGGATGAATATATGGTGCCGGATGGCGAGGGTAATCAAGTGCCACTGGGGCAGCGGTTGTTCCCAGAGAAGTTTCAGCAGCAATTACAGGTTAACCAGCAAGAGCAACTTTCTCCAGATCAGCCGGCCGGAATGGAGAACCAGGAACAAGTAACTGATATAAAACAGGCCCGGCTGGCCGTGGATGGCGCTCGGTCTGCCCTAGATGAAATCAACGCAAAACAGATGCAGAGCTTTGTGCCATCGGGTAAAAGGCAGCAAGGGCAGAATTTGGTCAATGTACTCAATGCTGCTAATGCGCAAAAATTCGACCAGGCTGCCGCCGCTAAGATGCCGTTGCCGGCACGCACTGAACCTGTTAAATCGCAAACTCCTGTCAGCGGTCCGGAAACGATGCAGAGATTAACGCAACTTACCGGCCAGCAGCCTGCGGCGTTAAATGTTCCCGCTGCTTCGCCTAATCAAGCGGGTATAGAAGCTGTTAATCAATTGCGGCAGCAGGTTATGCCGGCCCAGGAAACCCTGCCCACTGCGGAAGTCGCCAATTTAAAACGGCGTCTTTTTCGGGCTGTTAACAGTAAGGATTACCCGCTGGCCATTAATCTCGCTAAGCAATTAGGCCTAGATAAAAATGCTCAAATGTATGAGAATGCTTTGGCGGCGCAACAAGGGAACGGAAGTATAAAGTTTAGTTCAGGGCAAGGTGATAACCGGAGTCACGCTACTGAGGGTCATGGGAATGAACAGTCTACGATCAATGATTTTGTAGAGAAGGCATTATCACACAAAGAATATGCTTGGCTTAATATTAAAAAAGTAGAACCTAATACAGCCGAACGTATTCAATCCTTGATCGGTGTTGATGTAAGTGATTACATGCACAATATTACATCGGATGATCTAAGGCATATTATTAAGCAGCATGGCGACCCAGCTAAGGAACACCAGCGTGGACAGTTGCCGGTAACTGATGTCGACTTAAAACGTATACCGGAGATAATCAGCAACTATGATAGAATTTTACCGGGCGAGGAAATAAATAATCAAAAGGCTGTTGTTTACGAAAAACGGATGGATGACGGAACTGTTAACTATGTCGAAACCGTTTTAACAGGAAGAAAGGTTTTGCGCACAAAAACAATGTGGAAGAAGCCGTCTGCGCGGATCGTGCCGGATAAATCCGACCCTCCCCCTACGTCCTCATCAGGTGGTTTACACCCTATAAGTCCCGAACGCAGCTCGACTTCTTCCATTAATAATACTATACAACAGAATCCGGATTTATTCAAATCAGATATTCGCTATTCTGCCGGCCAGTTCCGGCCATTTTCTTTTAAAGAGAAAGAACTGGAATACGGTGTTACTTACGAAGTTGATTTGAAAGAAGGTCGTAAGGAGAAACTCCGCTTTATCCCGGAAAAAAGCTATACAAAAGAAGAACAAGCCATATCCGAACTGGGCAACTTTATGGGCGTGCCGGTTCGGTTTTTTGTTGCCCGCAGAGAACTGAGAGGCTTCTATGATCCTGAGAATGGCATTAGTTATATCAACCGCAGCGGCAATCGGGGACCAGAATGGGCCTTTTGGCACGAAAATATGCATTGGATGAAGCAGCAGGATCCGGCATTGTATCGTGACCTACTGGCTCATATTCAAGGGTCTGATGCTATTACGTCAGAACAGATAGCCCGGTACCGGGAGACTATTGCCCAGGGCGACACATTGACAGACGCTGAAGTCATCGAAGAAATGCTGAGCGACGAGTTTGCCGATACTGCTATGAGGCAGCAATTGCTCCGGAATCTGCAAAGCCGGGATGTTAACCTGTTTGACAGGTTGGTTGAATGGCTTAAAGCGACTATTGCCAGGATTAAGTATTTCACCCAGGCCGGGGGGAATAGTAAACTGACTGAGCAACAGGTGGTAGCATTCGAGAATGCCGCCAGGAGGACGCTGCTTTCGCTCAAAGATGCGAACGGGGACCGGCTGTTTCAGGACCGGACGGAGTTTCCGTATCAGAAGCTGCCGGTCGAGTCTGTGCAGTTTAGTCAGAGAAATAATAAACCTCCGGCCAAAGCCGAAGGTTATCGAACTGAATCGGGAGCAGATATTCAAAATGCTAAGCCAGATGAGTTCATTGTGAAGCCTGACGGTTCGATTGACTTTGGTGAAATTACTCAGGGAGAAGCAGCAAAGATGCGAAGGCAAGGTGGTAAAATCCGTTTACAGGTTGGGCAAGAACAGGCATCTGGACGCTATGGCTTAGTGCATGTTTTAAGCAAGCACGAAAAACAAATTAGAGATATAGGTTATGCAAGCCCTGCCCGCTTTATTGAAGAGGTTGTCAGCGGCTTCAATGAGATATGGCAAGGGGGCGGAACAGGATTAATTTTGGCTAAGCGATCATCACCAAATCACATCGCAGTTGTTGAATTAAAGCCAGGAGTGGGAGGGAATAACGATTATTACACTGTCAGCACAGCTCTTCCAGTTACTGGAGAGAGGTACTTTAAAAATAAAAAACCACTTCTGGTAAGGACCGAACCCTTAACGTCTGTTTCCGAAACAGACTCTGGTTTGCGCACATCTCCTCAACAAGTCGGAGAGGAGCAGCCAATCGGTTCCAGCAGAAGTGATTTTATTACTAGTATAGTACCGCAGGAACAGAAAAATGTCAATGAGGATGAACAGTCCAAAGTCGACATGGCGAGTGATTCCGATCTAAAGGACATTGTAAAGCCTGAGCAGACGACGGCAGCAGTACAACATAGTGCTGGCGGCCAAGGATCGTTTGCTAAGCAACTTGATCAATGGGCGGCCGGGAGCTTACATCCACGTGCGATGTTGACATTAGGGAAAACGCCGGATGTGCTTATCAAAGTTGGAGCTAAACAATTACCGATAGAAATAAGTCAAAAGGTAGTTGCTAAAATAGTCAACACTAAAGGTACTGACGGCGGTAAACATGGGCTGGCAATGGATGTGCTTAAACAATTGCCAGAAAACCTTGATAACCCAGTGATGGTGTTCAAATCCGCCACAACAGAAAATGCGGTTGTTGTGTTGACTGAAATGGTTGACAAAAATGGTGATAACGTAATAGCAGCTATTCATTTAGAACGGCAGCACGGACGTAATGTAGTCAATGCAATGGCAAGCGTATATGGCAAAGAAAACACTACTAACTTTGTGCAGAAACAAATTGAAGCTGGACGGCTTTTATACCCAAATAAAAAAATAAGTCATGATTGGCTGCGGTCAAGGGAGGCTCTAATTGCCTCCGGAGCGCAAACTTCCAATCACGACTCTATTACTAGTATAGTACAACAAAGCGAAAAAGATGTCAATGACGGTCAACCAAAAAATGACATTAAAAGGAAGAAGTCTACTGCGTACATCATGCCAGATAAACCCAGCCCTCAGTATACGTCCACATCGCCCGAGCGCAGTACAAAGACTTCTTCCAATGAGTCTGTTCAGGCTCCGTTCCAGAGGGCTACAATTGCCCAAGGAGGTGGCTCAAAACAAGACTCTATTGATAGTATAGTAGCGCCGGAACAGAAAAATGTCAATGAGGGCAAAAAGGAAAACAAGCCTTCTGCTGATAGCGCAGACAAAATCAGATACTCCGCCGGCCCTAAAGGCAATCATATCTGGTCGCTGTCCAAGCTGCTAAAATCTCTTGGTTTTAAGACGAATAGCAATATTGAAATCCTCAATCGCGCTATAGAAGGGGCTAACCCCATACGGCTGCTGATGCAATCGCCTTCGCGCCTGGCGGAGTTATCTCCTAACATAAAAGCTTTTGTCTACCAAACTATTCGCGCTCATGAAAAGATTGACCAATTCAGGAATAAGGCCGACCATACACTTGGGAAAATTGAAAAATTGCTTACTGATAAAGAGGATATGGCCGATTTCCAGGGAGTTATGCTTATGGGCGATCTTAACCAAGAAGAATATACCACTCAGGAGCTCAGACATGAAGGTTATTCGGATAAGGTTATCCGTGCTTATAAAATGGCGCGGAAATTACTAGATCAGTTTTATGAAATGGCCAATGATGTCCATCAACGGACACAAACGGTCAGCAAAAGGGCAACTAAGGCAGAACTGCAAGAAATCAAAGATAGTCCCTTCACTGAGATTATCAGCGAAAAGGCATTAGACAAAGGAGATACATTAGTCACTTATAAAGAACGGGCTAACCGATTAAGAGAAGATGTGCCTGTGAATGGTGATGCTTTGGTGCTCATGGCTCAAAATCCTAATATTCAAATAGTGCGTGTGCAAAATGTGACCGGGGCTATATTAAATGATTATAGCACATTAGCTCATGGTGATAATCAGTTGTATGTGACTTATCGGGAACAAACACCGCCTATTAACAAGCTCGAAGGGCATGTACGTCATTTCTTTGGGGACTGGATGGTGTATGAAAAGACCAAAGACGCTGACGGGAAAGAACAGTTGGTTTCTGTTGCAAGTGCAAATAGCCGCAGAGAGGCTATAGTCAAAGTTAATGAGCTTGACCCCGGCAAAAAATATTTAATAAAGCCGAAAGCTATTGAAATCCCTAATGCTAATCAATATGCAGCTGTAGTTGGTGATAGAGAATTCTTCCGTATCATGCAAAAGTTAGAAGATGAGTTTCAAATTACCCCCGGTGAAGCACAGCAGATTCTTGACGGCAAGGTCAGTATGAAAGCCAGGGGACGTTTCTATGGTGGTAAAATGCACCGTACTGGTGCCCAGGGCTATGAAACAGATATTTTCAAGGTTATGCGGCGGCAAACTTACGAAATTGCCAGATTCGCCGCTCTTGACCCTTGGAAGCGAGAAATGGTAAGTCGGTATGAAAGATTATATGGCCGCTGGGATAGCTGGACAAAGCACAGTTTGGAAGCTATGTACATTCACAAATACATTTCAGATGTGAATGGTGATATATCCATACTGGAGAAAGTTCTTAACCGGATGATTGCAGGAATACCTGGAGTGTCAAATGTGCTTGATACGTATGGTATTAATCGTCCTGCTGTTGCGCTCGGCAGTACAGTAATGAAGTGGACGGCGGTCGCTAAGCTTGGGTTTCGCATAAAAACAGCTTTGGTGAATTTGGCGCAGGCGATTAACAGCGCCGGCGCAATGAATGACTGGGGCGCAATGGGGGAGGGATTAAAGAGAACATCTGGCAAAGTGTCAATTAGTGATCGGAAAGTATTAATTCAATCGGGCGTAGGGGCGGACATTGGCGTTGCGGATGTTGGTGCCGGATATTCTCAGGCCGAACGGTTTTCTAGTGGGGTAGTTAAGACGGCAATGTGGCTGTTTTCAAAAACAGAAAAGCGTGTCCGTGCCGCTACTATTCTTGGCGCCTATCATAAAGCCAGAAAGGAAGGTATGACTCATGGCGAGGCGTTAGAGTACGCAAAAGAAATCAATCAAAAGGCTAATGGAAACTATGCTATTTCCGATACCCCGTTGTTTATCCGTGCCGGTGGTCCGGTAACGCAAACGGCATTCCAATTTAAGAAGTATCCCGTTAAGCAGCTGGAAATGATCGGGGAAATATTGTTCGGCAAAGGCAATTTGTTTAACCCGATGACCTGGCGGCCGAACGCTGGACAAAACGCCCGGTTCTGGCTGCCGTATCTGGCGTTGTCCGGCGGATGGGGCATTCCAGGCTTCAAGGCGCTTGCACTGCCGGTGGTTGCCGGGATACTAAGAGCGTTCGGCTATGAGGGCGACGATGATGAATTGCTTGTTAAGCAGGCAACCTTTAAAATGGCTGATGAATTTTTCAAGGATATTTCGGAGGTAAACGCGCTGATGAAGGGAGCCGTCAAAACCGGGTGGTACGGCATTTTGGGCGCCATTCCGAAATATGGGGTTGATGTGTCAAAGAGCACGGGTATTGGTGATTTTGGTTCCGCCGACAATATGCCTAGAAACGCCTGGGAAAGGTTCTTTTCTGCATTCGGCCCCGGTGGATCTAC contains:
- a CDS encoding glucosaminidase domain-containing protein — protein: MAFNPFEDTSPITTGFNPFNENIDEVGKVDPPQDSLGNAYLNPQGVKSDRLNAYSQAAQSGAIPANPSQPVTKETEGNGALGWFKDAIDSGAAGALAGQAHFMDANFGIGGDTAKYLDKVTERNKREKQYSAKDMIPFASDYWTNPQGAVYDVGNMVGSAGALGVEALGAAGLASMLPGGAVAGGAAAIASRFPTLARFASTPLGKLAVLNMASKPFEAMSEGGSIVPEMRKAGYSEDEIKSATRELAAYNALFLTATGLTESAGMGWLGKGVKNAGQQGLKEGAKTIAKRSAIGAAGGSLQNAFEERTQTALSNDVMGEPTGNWYNPFSWTQEEIDAAAVGGVGGAVLGGAGGALGGATSNRQANSVASGQSQDPYQAMAQSVAAKTGIPAELIYGQLYHESGGFNSQLARENNNFGGLTQVEFNGEDNKQPDGSNYYMKFDNPEKFADYYANYLKKYAEDGILEAKTPEEYAAALKRGGYYTDSVENYTAGIKGGMSKYTGASGQVTARQPDTAIPEPPKVEFTPEETQQAVIWLEDQIPKLQTSDIAKANYIEEELAKRNVSKLLDEYMVPDGEGNQVPLGQRLFPEKFQQQLQVNQQEQLSPDQPAGMENQEQVTDIKQARLAVDGARSALDEINAKQMQSFVPSGKRQQGQNLVNVLNAANAQKFDQAAAAKMPLPARTEPVKSQTPVSGPETMQRLTQLTGQQPAALNVPAASPNQAGIEAVNQLRQQVMPAQETLPTAEVANLKRRLFRAVNSKDYPLAINLAKQLGLDKNAQMYENALAAQQGNGSIKFSSGQGDNRSHATEGHGNEQSTINDFVEKALSHKEYAWLNIKKVEPNTAERIQSLIGVDVSDYMHNITSDDLRHIIKQHGDPAKEHQRGQLPVTDVDLKRIPEIISNYDRILPGEEINNQKAVVYEKRMDDGTVNYVETVLTGRKVLRTKTMWKKPSARIVPDKSDPPPTSSSGGLHPISPERSSTSSINNTIQQNPDLFKSDIRYSAGQFRPFSFKEKELEYGVTYEVDLKEGRKEKLRFIPEKSYTKEEQAISELGNFMGVPVRFFVARRELRGFYDPENGISYINRSGNRGPEWAFWHENMHWMKQQDPALYRDLLAHIQGSDAITSEQIARYRETIAQGDTLTDAEVIEEMLSDEFADTAMRQQLLRNLQSRDVNLFDRLVEWLKATIARIKYFTQAGGNSKLTEQQVVAFENAARRTLLSLKDANGDRLFQDRTEFPYQKLPVESVQFSQRNNKPPAKAEGYRTESGADIQNAKPDEFIVKPDGSIDFGEITQGEAAKMRRQGGKIRLQVGQEQASGRYGLVHVLSKHEKQIRDIGYASPARFIEEVVSGFNEIWQGGGTGLILAKRSSPNHIAVVELKPGVGGNNDYYTVSTALPVTGERYFKNKKPLLVRTEPLTSVSETDSGLRTSPQQVGEEQPIGSSRSDFITSIVPQEQKNVNEDEQSKVDMASDSDLKDIVKPEQTTAAVQHSAGGQGSFAKQLDQWAAGSLHPRAMLTLGKTPDVLIKVGAKQLPIEISQKVVAKIVNTKGTDGGKHGLAMDVLKQLPENLDNPVMVFKSATTENAVVVLTEMVDKNGDNVIAAIHLERQHGRNVVNAMASVYGKENTTNFVQKQIEAGRLLYPNKKISHDWLRSREALIASGAQTSNHDSITSIVQQSEKDVNDGQPKNDIKRKKSTAYIMPDKPSPQYTSTSPERSTKTSSNESVQAPFQRATIAQGGGSKQDSIDSIVAPEQKNVNEGKKENKPSADSADKIRYSAGPKGNHIWSLSKLLKSLGFKTNSNIEILNRAIEGANPIRLLMQSPSRLAELSPNIKAFVYQTIRAHEKIDQFRNKADHTLGKIEKLLTDKEDMADFQGVMLMGDLNQEEYTTQELRHEGYSDKVIRAYKMARKLLDQFYEMANDVHQRTQTVSKRATKAELQEIKDSPFTEIISEKALDKGDTLVTYKERANRLREDVPVNGDALVLMAQNPNIQIVRVQNVTGAILNDYSTLAHGDNQLYVTYREQTPPINKLEGHVRHFFGDWMVYEKTKDADGKEQLVSVASANSRREAIVKVNELDPGKKYLIKPKAIEIPNANQYAAVVGDREFFRIMQKLEDEFQITPGEAQQILDGKVSMKARGRFYGGKMHRTGAQGYETDIFKVMRRQTYEIARFAALDPWKREMVSRYERLYGRWDSWTKHSLEAMYIHKYISDVNGDISILEKVLNRMIAGIPGVSNVLDTYGINRPAVALGSTVMKWTAVAKLGFRIKTALVNLAQAINSAGAMNDWGAMGEGLKRTSGKVSISDRKVLIQSGVGADIGVADVGAGYSQAERFSSGVVKTAMWLFSKTEKRVRAATILGAYHKARKEGMTHGEALEYAKEINQKANGNYAISDTPLFIRAGGPVTQTAFQFKKYPVKQLEMIGEILFGKGNLFNPMTWRPNAGQNARFWLPYLALSGGWGIPGFKALALPVVAGILRAFGYEGDDDELLVKQATFKMADEFFKDISEVNALMKGAVKTGWYGILGAIPKYGVDVSKSTGIGDFGSADNMPRNAWERFFSAFGPGGSTIYNTGVKVAEGDPIGVLNAIAPALGDMAAAITGEKKGKRDRVLNRYEEMHERILKAAGFRTMEEAIASDRGQIEKDVLRAKRDKVAAAIDAYLAAEAAGNQKEKAKAGRELARLRVTGKQLDDERQRKRQTSLERTEQNIPRKYRQEFLGIQQFQ